From Xenopus tropicalis strain Nigerian chromosome 3, UCB_Xtro_10.0, whole genome shotgun sequence, the proteins below share one genomic window:
- the cib1 gene encoding calcium and integrin-binding protein 1 has product MGNSSSHLSKQLINEYQELTYLTKQEIILAYKRFSEVAQKDNRSNIESLRIPKERFLNLPELKANPFNDRICTVFSTSEQEDGSMSFEDFLDMLSAFSESATLEVKSHYAFRIFDFDGDGALNESDLEHLVNKLTGDKDDTKLSNSEMRQLIANILEESDIDKDGTINHSEFQHVISRSPDFISSFKIML; this is encoded by the exons gagCTGACATACCTGACAAAGCAAGAGATAATCTT AGCTTATAAAAGATTCAGTGAAGTTGCCCAAAAAGACAACAGAAGTAACATTGAGTCTTTGCGAATCCCTAAAGAAAGATTTCTGAATTTGCCTGAACTAAAG GCAAACCCATTCAATGACCGAATATGCACAGTTTTCTCCACGTCAGAGCAAGAAGATGGGAGCATGTCCTTTGAAGACTTCTTGGACATGCTCAGTGCCTTCAGTGAATCTGCGACACTTGAAGTTAAATCCCATTATGCCTTCAGAATATTTG ATTTTGATGGTGATGGCGCATTGAATGAATCCGATTTGGAGCATCTAGTAAACAAGCTGACTGGAGACAAAGACGATACTAAACTGAGCAACAGTGAAATGAGGCAGCTAATTGCAAAT atcTTGGAAGAGTCAGACATAGATAAAGATGGCACCATCAACCACTCAGAATTTCAGCATGTCATCTCCAGATCTCCTGATTTTATCAG CTCCTTCAAGATTATGCTGTGA